The genome window GGCAGATGCCGACAAGGTTCTGGCGCAGGCGAAGAAGGCGGCCGATTTCGCGGCGCTGGCCAAGCAGTACTCGCAGGACTCGGGCAGCGCCGTCAACGGCGGCGACCTCGGGTTCGTCGCCAAGGGCCAGACCGTCCCGGCGTTCGAGCAGGCGGCCTTCGGCCTCAAGCCCGGTCAACTCAGCGGCATCGTGGAGACGCCGTTCGGCTTCCACATCATCAAGTCGTTCGAGCACCGCTCCGCGCGTACGATCCCACTGCAGGAAGCAAAGGCCGACGTCACCCAGTTTCTGAAGCAGCAACAGATGCAGGAAAAGACCAACGCCTTCATCGAGAAGCTGAAGGCCAAGGCGAAGGTGCAGATCCTGATCTAGTCAGAATTGAGAATTGAGGCTGCCCAGTCCCTACCTCTTGTAGCCAATCTTCCGCAGGAACTCCCGCCGCCACGTTCGGTCGGACTCGGATTCCACCCCTCTCGGTGACGAGCCGTCGATCACCCCCACAATTCCCCGTCCCTGGGGAGTCTCCGCAACCACCACTTCCAGCGGATTGGCCGTTGCACAGAAGATGCGACAGACCTCCGGACAGTCCTTGATGCGGCTCAGCACGTTGATCGGATACGCCTTCCGGAGGAACAGCACGAACATGTGTCCGGCCCCAATCGCCTGGGCCGTCTCGATGGCCAACGACTGCAGCGACTGGTCGTTGCCGTCCGCACGGATGAGACACGGCCCGGAGGCCTCGTTGAAAGCGAGTCCGAACTCGGCCCCCGGCACGGTCGTGACCATGATCTCGTACAGGTCCTCGACCGTCTTGATGAAATGGGTCTGCCCGAGGATCACGTTCGTATCCTGCGGAATAGCCACTGCGACGCTCTTCAGCTCCATGCGTCACCTCCGTCGGCGATTCAGCTGTCGCCTGCGCACTGATCTTATACCCGGCGTTCGACTGCGCGGACGATGGGGCCGCGCGTCGGCCTCCCGGCCCGCGTGTCGATCCGATTCGGCTCCGGACTACGGCTGGACGAGGCGATCGACCTGCCTGGCCCACGTCGGCACGGAGGTGTGGATGGCGCGCCCGGCGAACGACGCACGGACCCGAGCGAGTTCAGGGACCTTCCGCTGGGCGATCGCGTAGTGGCGGTACCGCTGTTCGGACTGCAGCACGTCATCACTCAGGTAGACCGGCTCGCGACGGAAGTTGAGGGCCAGGAGCCCGCGGTTGATGACACCGACGGCGGCCTCGAGCGACGAGGCCGACAATCGATCGGCGGTCGGCGACGCGGCCCCGCCCGAGTCCATGGCCAGACGGAATGCGTAGGTCGCGCGTCCACCGCTGGAAGTCGCCTCCCATGCCAGGTGCGAGGCACGCACAGAGCCGGCCGTCGCGATCGGGAAGAAGAACCAGTAGAGCACTTCGAGGCCATCGCCGAGATCGATGATCGCGTCGGCTGGATGACCATCCACATCGCTCGCCGCGCTTTCGGCTGATCCCTCCTCGGCATCCGGTGGGCAGTCTTCGTTCGCCGTCACGTCGGATTCCTCCCCACGGGGATCCCTCCGGACGATCTTGAAGCCGGCAAACCAGCCCTCGCCGGCGCTCCGTTTCGCCAGCGCATGCAGATAGGGCCGCAGCTTCGAGTCCACCACCTTCTCGAGCAGCACCGATTCGGTGAGCAGATGGATGGCGCGGAGCCGCTCGATGGGCGCGCTGTGTCCCTCTCGCATCACCGTGGACAGCCGGCGAAACTGGTCGGGCGTGAGGAACGGGAAGAGCGCGCGCAGCGTTCGCGCGCTGCGCTCGTTCAGAACCGTCACCCGATTCCGAATCCGGTCCGCAAGCTCGCCGGTGCGCTTGGCCAACCGGCCGATCGTGAGGCGCTCGTCACCGCAAGTCACCACAACCGCGTAGTCGCGCCCGTTGAACTCCACCGCATCAACGTCGGCCAGCCGCCACTGCAGGCCGACCGCCGCGTCAGGAAGCACCGCGAGGTTGCTCTCGTAGAGCCGAACCTGGGCGGGTCCGCCGCACTCGCGCGACTGCGACTCGAGATGTACCTGCCCATCGAACCGCGCGACCTCGTTGAGGTCGCTCACGAGAAGACACTGCACCAGGCGA of Vicinamibacterales bacterium contains these proteins:
- a CDS encoding adenosine-specific kinase, whose product is MELKSVAVAIPQDTNVILGQTHFIKTVEDLYEIMVTTVPGAEFGLAFNEASGPCLIRADGNDQSLQSLAIETAQAIGAGHMFVLFLRKAYPINVLSRIKDCPEVCRIFCATANPLEVVVAETPQGRGIVGVIDGSSPRGVESESDRTWRREFLRKIGYKR